CATATGGGATTAACCGTAACTCATGAAATTCAACCTTTTCAACCAGAGTCTGGAGCTTACCATCACCACCATGATCACTAATCCAGACTCTTGGCAATTATTACGACTATTGCAACTCACTAGCCCTGCTTTACCAGTGGGTGCTTACAGCTATTCTGAAGGAATTGAATATCTTTGCAGCAATGGCACTATTCAAACTGAGTCAGATCTCTGTGATTGGTTACAAAGAGAGATGCATTTTGGATTTGTGACTAACGAAGCTGCGATCGCCCTCCGCGCTTATCAGTCCACACTTTCTGACGATATCATCGCTTTAAACTACTGGAATAATTGGTTGTCAGCAACTAGAGAAACTGAAGAAATTCGTCTCGCCAGTTGGCAAATGGGACAGTCCTTAATGAAGTTATGGCAGCAGCTTCCCGATCATCAAGAAGATCAATTAGAGAGTAAATCAATCCATAAACTTTTACCAACCGCCAAGGATAATATTCACGGAAAAGGCTGTAACTATGCGATCGCCTTTGGAATTGTTGCTGCTAGTATAGGAATTGATGCTAGTAATGCAATAGTTGGTTATATTTATAGCTGGTTATCTAATCTAGTCAGTGCTGCGGTTCGATCTGTGCCATTTGGTCAGACTACAGGGCAACAAATCATATTTAGGCTTAGTCCTGACATTTATAGTAGTTCTCAATTAGCCCTAAACCTCTTAGATAATGAATTGGAATGGTGTGGTTGGGGTACAAGTTTAGCTAGTGCTAACCACGAGACTCAATATTCGCGATTATTTCGTAGCTGATGATCTCGTGAAATTTATTAAAACTGTTGTCAAACAACAATTTTAATAAATCATAAGTGGTTTATTGAGTTAATTATAGTTATTGCCAACTATGTTACAGCCCTTTGCTCTCAGAGCAGTAATTGCGATAGGGCAAAATCTAAGCTCAAACTTAACTGATGCAAGTAATTTACGTTACTTACATTTGGGCTTAATATCCTGATACATTAGGCGACAGCCAGCTATTTGCATTATAAAAATCAGTTTTTTGAAAGCCATCCATCGGCGGGCTTTCAAAAAACTGATTTTAATGTTTCCAGTGCCGAAGGCACTGGAAACATTAAAATCAGTTTCATAATGAGATTTGCTGACAGCCATAGTGTAAGTTTGGCAATTTCTTAAAGCTGTTCTAGAATTGCTAAAGCCAATCGATTAGAAAAGTATGGAAACTGAAAACCCCCAACTAGTTACTACTGAACAACTTTTCTTGGCTAAGATTGAGCACTTGGAGCAAGAAATACAAGTACTGCGAACACAGAATATTATTTTAAGAGAACATTTAGATGCAAAAATTACGCAAGGAGAACAACTAACACAAGCTAATCATCGTCTGCAAACGGAAATAATTGATCGCCAACAGACAGAGACTGCTCTGAGATTACTTTTAGATCGACTTTCCAGTGAAATGAATGATCTCGAAATCATTCTTGATACCACCACATCCCATAGTGA
This genomic stretch from Pseudanabaena galeata CCNP1313 harbors:
- a CDS encoding urease accessory protein UreF, translated to MKFNLFNQSLELTITTMITNPDSWQLLRLLQLTSPALPVGAYSYSEGIEYLCSNGTIQTESDLCDWLQREMHFGFVTNEAAIALRAYQSTLSDDIIALNYWNNWLSATRETEEIRLASWQMGQSLMKLWQQLPDHQEDQLESKSIHKLLPTAKDNIHGKGCNYAIAFGIVAASIGIDASNAIVGYIYSWLSNLVSAAVRSVPFGQTTGQQIIFRLSPDIYSSSQLALNLLDNELEWCGWGTSLASANHETQYSRLFRS